The window TGGCCTCCGGATTGGCGTTGGGGGGCGTCTGCGGCATGGGGAACGGCGACCCTCCGTCTGCAGTGAGCGAGCCCATGAGCATGCCCAGCGCCCCGCCCTGCAGCGCCCCCACGGCCGTGGTAGCCGCGGCCTCGATGTGGATAGGCTGCTTCGCCATCCACCCGCGGAACCTGGCCTCAATAGCCTTCACGCGCGCGCTCCACTCCTCCAGAGGGTTGCTACCTCCGCGCAGTCcccgcgccatcgccgccgccgatggcgaGGCCTTCAACGCCACGGCCGAACTCGCCCCCTGCGTCCCGTCCGCCATATCCTCGCGACGACTCTCTCGGCGTCTGCGAAAACGGCCACGCTTTATCCCTTCGGAATCTTAGCCTAACCCCAAATCACCAGGCGGGCCTCCTCTCACGGCCGGCCCATCTCTTCATTACATTGGGCCCAATTAAACGAGCAAGCACTTGGGCGGCGAGAGAATCTGCGAGGCGAACCACTACCATGGCGTGGCGCTGCCTgcgggcggcgacggggaggaggGGGTGGTGGGACGCGTCGCCGTGGGGGACGCCGCTgttcgcggcggagcagcgcgcgACGCTTGTGAACGTGAAGCTGAAGTGGGTCAAGGATCGGGCGCTCGACGCCGCGGTGTCGCGGGAGCGCAACCTCCGCACCGCCCACCACCTGCTCGACCTCGTGTTCAGccggcccggccaccgggtcTCGCGCTCCGACCTCCTCGCCGAGAGGTCCGTTCAGAGGCTTTGTGGCTCCGCGTACTCCGCGCTCGAGTTCCTCGGCAGGTACCACACCCGGTTCGCGCTGTCGCGCGGCGGCGTGTCGCTGACGCGCGCGGCGCTCGACCTGCGGCAGCGAGAGGTGGAATGCCTCTGCGCCATCGAGCACGACCTCGTCGCCCGACTCCGGCGCCTCCTCATGCTCACCCTTCCCCGCTCACTCCCGCTCCACACCATCGACCTCCTCCGCTGGGACCTCGGCCTGCCCAGCGATTACCAGGTCTCCAtcctccgccgctgcccccaGCACTTCGCCCTTGAGCAGCCGGAGGGCGACGAGCGCGTCTGGCTGCGCCTCCTCTCCTGGGACGATCTTCTCGCCGTCTCCGAGCTTGAGAAGAGTGCTGACGGGGGCGACACCACCTGCCTCCCCTTCCTGGTGAGCTTCACAAGGGGGTTTGGCCTGAGAAGCAAGTGCTTGGACTGGCTGCGGGAGTGGCAGGCGCTGCCGTACACCAGCCCGTATGCCGATGCGTCGGGCCTTGATCGCCGCACATATGTGTCTGAGAAGCGGAATGTGGGAGTGTTCCATGAGCTGCTGCACCTCACTGTGGCGAAGAGGACAGAGCACCAGAATGTGAGCAACATGAGGAAGTTGCTCGGCATGCCGCAGAAGTTCACCAAGGTGTTTGAGCGCCACCCTGGCATTTTTTACCTCTCCAGGGTGCTTGGGACACAGACGGTTGTTCTCAGGGAAGCTTACGGTGGTGGATGCCAGCTGCTTGAGAAGCATGCGCATCCGCTTGCTGCTATCAGGGAAGAGTACTCCATCTTATTGAGGGCAGCGTTGCCACCAAGGACGAGGAGAAGAAAAAGACATGAAGCTTTTGGCAAGCAGGATGAGGGAAGTGTGGTGGGAGGAGATAAATTTGAACTCTCTGAGTGAATGTGCTGTAACTGCACTCGATCTCGAGTGCATTTAGATGAAGAAAAGAGTGAAACAACAGATGATTGAATCCAGTTGAACAATCAGTGAAGATCATGCAAGGGATGCTCTGCGATGATTCAGCAGGTATACGCCCTGATTGCATCAACCTGGACTCACAATATCATACTGTTTGCACCTGTTCACCCTTATGAGTTCTCACAGCAAAACAAAAATGTGATATGTTTGTCCTCTAGAATGCTAGCTAGTTTATCATTCCTGGCTTTTGCAGAATTGCAGTTTGACTTAACTTAGTCGTTGTACAATTGTACTCCATTGTTGTTATGGACTAAGAAAATTAGAATTGTGATTTATTTGACTCAATATAGTTTGTTCAACTGACATATATTCTTCATGTGCCACAAATTAGACTTCTGATTTTGTTCTTTATGCTCCAATGTTACCTATGTTGCATCAATATTATATGTATGCATAATTTATGTGCTCAAATAACAACATTTCAACTAACAGAAATTCCTCGATAAATTTCACCATCTTCCTTTCAAGCTTATATTTCTTGTTCTTCGGAGGACCTATCTCACATTGTACTGCTAATTGTTTGTCTTGTGTTATTCCCCTTTATGGTTCCTTATTATTCAAGGGAAATTTAGTTGAATGGAAACTCAAGGGTTCTTTGTTCCAAACTTACCATTTTTAGCAATAATTTTGCCCACAGTCAGGGGTTCTTTGCTTACAACTCCAAGTGACCATACCAAATTTGTTAACACCAAAGACACTTAACCACCAGATTGTTGTCGAATCTTTTGCCTGTAGAATTTTGGAATGTCTAACAGAAATACCTCAAATTCTTAATGGAATGACATGCAGCTCTTCTGCATGTTCGGGAAAATAAACAATAAAGAAAGACTGTTGCATCTTGGGCGACTTGTGGGTTGTTGAATGGTTCTGCCAAAATTTGGTGGGAAAAACAATCGTCATACTATGTTTTGCAAGGATTTTGTCTTGCCTGTATTTTATAATCTTGGAAAGGCTTTTTAACAAGGGAGACCATGCAAACACCCATGAGTTATATTGACATTTTTTAAGGTTTTAAAGTTATCTGTTGGATTGTTTGCATATTAATAATAACTCCCATCACTTGTATTAAAGAATTCTGTTAATGACTCAGTGCTTGGACATGAATGCGAGCAAGGATTTTGGCAGCATCAATGCGAGCACTATTTACTGTGCATTTTATATCGGCTGCTCCTAATCTCACTATCTCCTCAAAGATATTCTGTTAATGACTCAGTGCTTGGACATGAACTACGCCTGAAGAATAGGAATCTTTTGTTTTTATTGAGTGGTTGGTACTAATACGTGACCTCAGTGTTTGCACCTGCTGAATGTCTTATCAGAAAACGAATGGTACAGAAGTTTCACCAACTAAGCATGGAATTTTGGTAACCTTTGTTCATGGAACAGTACCTTGGCATATCTGGATGCAGAGAAAATGTatcatttttttcagaattagaGACCAAGTTTTGTAGCTTCAAGAAAAGGTTTCACTGATGAAGTCTATATGCAGCTCAACAGAAGCAAAGGAGAAGCAAGACCTGTTATAGCTTGGCTAGTTTCATACTCCTGATCATTGTCAAGGGGCTCTCTTGTGCTCTTAGTTTTTGCCCCTCATTTGTATGAATATGAACAAAAGTAAGCACTGtattttctgcaaaaaaaatgtGGCAACCAGACACTTGACTGGCTTTTTATTATGAGAGATTATGTAGCATAAGAATCAGAACAATGTCTTTAAAGTACTGCAATTTTATGGAATTTTAATGTTGTACTTTTTTTTATTCTAAGTGGCGCCCACACGGTAAGAGTGGAAAACAAATTGTTCATATCTCTATGAGGACGCACAAAGTTATTTACGAGCATCTATCAGGGTCTTTGATTATCCCATATTAACTGTGCGTGTTACTTCAGATGATTATCAGGTTTACTTAAACACTTCAGTGGTCTCCATGATTAATACATGTTGTGAATTCATGGTCCATCTTCCAGCCTGACCAAGTATGTTTTCATTTTTCTCATTTCTTGTTTTTCATCTTTCTTTCAAACTGCTGTGGAAACGTGGTGGCCCCATGTGAGATCTAAATGGACTTATCAGAAGATTTTTGTATAAATGTTCAACCATGTCAAGTGAATTTTAGTCATTTTCATCTGCCTTAGTCTATCACACACCAGTATTGCTGCATTTGGTTTAAGTATAACTGGAAACAGATGTAATTCACTGCTTCTTTTCATGTTTTGCAGGTTAGATTATTTGTCAGTTTCATATTAACAAAATGTCTTAAGCCTCTATTGGTTTGATAATTGACGTATGAGCAGGCCAACTCAACATTTTGTAGGTGAGATTCAATTTTACTGTAATCAAAATATTCCTTTTCACTGATTGCGGGATGATAAATCATAAGAGAATTAAGATAATATTTTCAGTAACACATCCAACATAGAGTCTGAAAGGTACAGGTAATGCCGCAATTACTGCCTAAGTGCATAGTcatcatttttatttttatccgAATCAGGGAGAATCAGCATGCGTGTGATGcttattccttttccattttCCATTTCAGTATGTATCGAGCTTGCTACAGGCGTGAATCAACTCATCAAATATCTCCTTCACGTCACACTTGCATCATATTTTAAGTCATACAACAGAAAACATAATTGATTCACGTCATATAAATCCGTTCAACAGGCTGTGCCATTCTCTTTCTTGATTTATGATAGAATTGCTAGTCTGAATCTCACCTGTTGGTATTTGAACAACAGATCCCTGAACTTGTTTGCATGGTGCATCTCTTTAAATCTGAAGTAATTTAATCTAATAGAAATCATATCGACCGAGGAATACATTCTTATAAGATTGCTACACTCAAGTTTGTAAACCCCAACACTGTCTGTTCGTTGCTTCTGTTTTTCTTTGACCTTAGCATAAGTTTGTACTCCTTACCATAGATGAGTCTTAGCTTTAATCTGGCCCTGGTCGCAAGAATAGCGGTCATGGACAGGTTTTGCATTTGTCTTGTGTGGTTGCCTAAACAAGCAATTAGTAGCATTGCACTCTGAAAGTGCACAAATCATAATTTTGGGAAGGAAAACTGTGGAAAAAGAGAATAGATCCATTGCCTCTTAGATGCACCCCAAGTGttcgttttttcttttcttttttttttttcttgcttggACGGATTCGATACCACACACTACCTAAGGGGTGCCACATCTGTTAAATCTGGCCATGTCATGGCCTGACAAAGGGTATGTGGAAAACCATCCTAAAGTATTTGAACCAGCTTAAATAGGCCAAGGTGAAAGTTAGGCAGTTtaaaacactactagaaaaaaagTCATTCGTCCCTAGCGTTTGTACTAGTTGTATTTTCAGCCAGTACTAATATATGATTTTAGTACCGGTAGTATAAAACAATACCTCAGggagcatttagtaccggctaaaAATATGAAACACAGGTCCTATGACTTCCAGAAGACAATTTAGTACTGGTTGATggctccaaccggtactaaattgcatagatgaaatttagtaccggctggagccaccagccggtacatAAATTCTCAAATTAGTACCGGACGGAGAAACAACCCCGGTACTAACATGACTCCCACCGACAGACCGCACAGCGTTTATCTCCTCTCCCACTAGCGCCATTATCTCCTCCTCTTCCGCTCCTTCCCCTCCACCCTCATCTCTCTTCCCTCTCTTCTTTCACTATCGAAGAGGCCTAGATCCGGCCAAGAGGCAGCGCGAGGGGCAGCTGGCGGTGCGGAGGCCTTccccggcgcgcgggcggcgcgaggGCCACCGCTGGCGCACGGGTGGCGCTGAGGCGGAgggccaccgccggccaccaaGGGGGACTGGTCCGCCGACGCCACCAAGGGGGACTGAGCCCGGTACTAGTGTGCAATTTTCTAGCAGTGAAAGTTTGAGTCTGAAACTAGATGAATTATAGAGTACTATGTT is drawn from Panicum virgatum strain AP13 chromosome 1N, P.virgatum_v5, whole genome shotgun sequence and contains these coding sequences:
- the LOC120653539 gene encoding protein WHAT'S THIS FACTOR 9, mitochondrial-like, which gives rise to MAWRCLRAATGRRGWWDASPWGTPLFAAEQRATLVNVKLKWVKDRALDAAVSRERNLRTAHHLLDLVFSRPGHRVSRSDLLAERSVQRLCGSAYSALEFLGRYHTRFALSRGGVSLTRAALDLRQREVECLCAIEHDLVARLRRLLMLTLPRSLPLHTIDLLRWDLGLPSDYQVSILRRCPQHFALEQPEGDERVWLRLLSWDDLLAVSELEKSADGGDTTCLPFLVSFTRGFGLRSKCLDWLREWQALPYTSPYADASGLDRRTYVSEKRNVGVFHELLHLTVAKRTEHQNVSNMRKLLGMPQKFTKVFERHPGIFYLSRVLGTQTVVLREAYGGGCQLLEKHAHPLAAIREEYSILLRAALPPRTRRRKRHEAFGKQDEGSVVGGDKFELSE